The segment TCAATTAGCTAGAAAGTGTCACACCCCATCCATGGCAAACATCTACTCTTCTGTCCAGCTAAATATCCTAACCATCATTTCAACTTCTTAAGACTTTCTCCCCCAGGCAAAATGATTCATCCCTCACTTAGGACCTTCAGCATCTTATTCATACTTCTAGTTACCTCTGTTTCCAATTTGACATTTTTGAGAACCAGGATTGtgtttttattcaacattataGCTCTCTCCTCTCTACCCAGATCCTTGTCCAATATTTGGCACATGGTAAGTACAAAATGAGTGAATAAAAGGAACATTTTATTCCATCACAGAACAGTTGTCTTTATGTACCTGGaggacttctttctttctctcccaacaTGCTGAGCTTGAAGTGTCCTGGTCAGGAAGAAGATGACTGCAGAAGAGATGAGGGCAAGTCCGACCACGGAGGCAACAGTGATGCCCACCACGAAGGGCTCAGATACAAACTCCTCACAGTGCTCACCCCGGTACCACCAGTTCTCACCCACCCGGCATCTGGAATGAGAAGGGAGCAAGTCCAAAATGGAATCACTCTGTTGAAAGTGACAGTGAATAGTGAAACCTTCAGTGGAACTGGAGAAAGGTAGAGAAATAAATGCTGACCACATGAATCTTCAGGAAAGAAGTGAATATATGGGTTAAATGATCATACCACTTAAGGTTGGGCCTGATGCCCGGCACAGACCCCATACGTCCTCCGTGACTGTTTGTAAATGACTAATAAAAAGTTGAATAGACTTAGGAAAGTACTTTCTTATTTTCAGATAACAAAAAAGAGGCCCAGGAGAAAAGTCAGTGGTGGGAGATCACATAATTAGTCGGTGACACAGCTAGGTCTACAGCCCAGGTCACCAGACTGCTTATGTCCTTTCTCCACACTGCAGAGATACCCATGCCAAGCCACAGACTTGTACAAAAATGCCTTCAATTACAAGAGTAGCAAGGGcaatactgctttttaaaataatactaatttCTCTAGAAATTGACAGACTATTTTCCCCCTGAGTTTTCTAGCTAAActttatacatttatacatagAAGAGTCTGgatcatttccatttatttcctgtttttggCACCTTTGTCAAACTTGCCCATTTTAACATTCACAAACTGTCCTCTTATTTATGTTTCTCCTGTTTATTCTCAGCATTCTCTCCTTTTATACCAATTCGACTTGGGTTGTGTGTGGTTGGGAGGTGGGTTTGCTCTGCATTGTCTAAGGAGAGTGAGCAGGGAAGCATGGAAAGGCGACCTGAATCGGCTCATCTGTCTGCTGCATTTTCTTCAGTTCTAAAAATGGATCtcagatacttaaaaaaatatttgtcataACTTCAAGACTTAACTACTTGCTCTTGTTTAGTTTTGAATACTCAGCAGGACCAACAGCAGCCCAAAGCCATTAAGAACATAATTGAAGTAGAACAATAAAACTTCACACTTTCAAATACAATGTAAAGTACTGATCTTCTGCCTAAACCTAATTTGAGCACCAACTGCCTCATTATCACCACAAAGAACCATAACACAAAGATCTCCAACTACTCAAGCACTCAAAGTCAAACAAATTGAATGTTTTTCTTACAGTTCTCTAaaagtatgaaataaaataaccaaTTGAACTGGGTAATTGACCTGGTCTCCACATGAGAACCAGACGGCACTGATCTATTGTCTAGATATAGGTTCTATAATAAATATTGCTGTGATTATACTAAAATCATAGGTGTAGACCCCAGAGAAAGTATCTATACCTTGTAAAGCCAAAATTCCTAACTACAGCATACCTGCAAATGGCCCCGTGTGCAGGCATAATGTCACACTTTCCATCATTCAAGCAGAAGTCAGGTTGTAGGTCACAGAGACTCTGGCAGGGCAGTTCATCCACACTCAGGTACCCAGGGTAGCATCTGCACTCTGCTTCTCCACTCCAGGGGCTGACCAAACACTCAGAAAACTCACTGCATGCCTGGAACTTGCAAGGGTTGGCTTGATCACCTGAAACATGAAACAAACCAGAGAATCACACTAGGAAAGGCAAAACACAGGAATTGGGTCCACTAAAACTCTCCTCTCCAAAATACCAAGGGAAAACTCCCTTTCTGAACCATTAAAATACACCATCACTACCAATAAACACACAAAGTTCGGATTCATCTTTGGTTGATGAGCTTTTGTCAAATTTCTCTCAAACCTAAAGCCAAGGCATAAAACCCAATGAACTTGTTAAGCTTCTACATATTTTACCAAAGAAGCATGTAGGAGCTTTAAAATCCATGTTAAATAATTGTAGATCTAAATGAAACACGGTTTTCATGCACCTTTCATTTCCACCAACCCTATCCTGCTGTAGTTCACCTCCTCTCTGCACATAATGCTATATGCCCCATCCTACATAGAGAACATGGGATGGAGAGACAGAGCCCAAAGAAGGGTAGGAGCCTTAGGATTGGGCATAACTCTATAAGGCAGCTAAATCCATTTGAGATTTGTGGAAGCCAGTGTCAGAGAAATAAATCAGCCCTGCACCTCCTCAGGCTATTCCCAACAATATTTAGGCTTCAGTAACTTCATTTTTCATtgatgagatgagagaaaatgacaattaCAAATAATTAGGGAATAACTGGTCAAGAATGATATAAGACATTGACTGATGGGTTTCCCATCCTACCATGGTTGCACTAAGTTCTTCATTGGTGAATGGCAATCTGTGAACAGCAAATTAGCAAATGGTGACATAGATACCAAAGACAGAGGGAACAGACATAAACCATCCATTGACTTACCTATATGAAAAAGAGTAAAGTTTAGCTAGAAGGCTAAAGgaagttagaaaataaaaaacataatctCAGTTTCCAAAGAAATTAATGTGGGTTTGAGAATTAATGATTTCCTTGCTGCTCTGGAGATTAAAGACACTTTGCACAAATCTGTGACCCTGGAGCTTGGAGAATCTCTGCAGCTGGTCTTCCTTAACCCATGTAGGAAGAGAACGATGTactgggttgaatagtgtccccACAAAATTCATGTCAaccagaatatgaccttatttggaaataggatctttgcagatgtgatcaagTTAATATGAAGTCATACTTGATTAGGGTAGGAGGCCCTAATCCGTAACTGGTGTCCTTAGAGGAAGaggaaaatttggacacagagataaGGCACACAGGAAAGAATGCCATAAAAAGATGGATACAGAGATTGTAGTGATGAATCTACAAGCCAAGAAATATCAAGGATGGCTGACAAACACCaaagctaggaagaggcaaggcAGAATCCTTTCCTAGAGCTTTCATGGCCCTACCACACATTTATtttggatttctagcctccaaaaccatgagagaataaatgtctgttgttataaaccacccagtttatagtactttgttacagcaacaCTTTCTTTAGGAGACTAACTAGGAAACTTTGAATTACAGAAACCTTaattagaaaactaatacaggggAACACTGATAAGATGCTCATATACGAAGGAGAGCACATAACTGTGCTGAGAGATGAGCAGATTCTACATGGGGACCTCACAGTAGGATTCCACTGTGTATTTCCTAAGTCTTCACATCCTTTTCCTAGCCTTTGTTTTGTGGCTTTGTAATCAGAAAAGAATCTACCTGGTCTAGCAGTGAGGGACAGGGATGTATATAGGTGATAAGAAGGATGGTAGTGCATGCTCCTTTTGTTGATCAAAGTGCAAGAGTTTCTGAAACACTGCAGGTGAAAACAAGTTAGGCAAGAGACAAGTCAATCTTGTCTCTGGACCATCTTgagataaaataatgttttaatctGAAGGCCTTTAACTGAAAATATACATATAGCagaaaaattctatttaaaaaacattctGAGTACAGGTCAATGTCTGGggggaggaaaacaaaatctgtaAGAGGACAAAGATAAGTGTTGCTCCCTTTTGCTTCCAGACTGAGGAGACCAAGacagtattttaattatataaataaaaaagtcTTTCTTGTCCTTTGTGCTGGTTAAAGGTGGAGGATGCCCAGAATAGATGACCTTCTGTTTGGAAGGGTACCTTAGTGACCATGGGGAGGCAAAGGTAGACCTGGAGCTAAGCTTGAATAGGAGACAGGGATCTAAAACATACAATGATTACATTATGGCTTTCCAATGCAGGCTAAGAGAAGGATTGATGGGTGCAGGAAAATGAGAGTGGGGTAAATGTAAAGAGGATCTGGAAAGATAGCCAGAGTAGCCAAAGTAACATGGTAGCTGGCTGGGTCCTGGAGAAAAAGTTGGCCAATAAGAGATGCCTTTGAAAGTGTGGCTGaggaattttaggattgttataTCCAAAAGCAATGTTTTTAAGCCGTCTGCTGTGCTTACATGGCTATTCCATCACCTTCAGGGAAAAAGGGTCTTTTTAAAACCTCTTCCATCACCCTCATACGATCAGCAAATATCTGATAGATTCAACTGCCTTGTGTTAGAAGTCCTTTGGCAAAGTAAAAAAATGGGACTGATCTGTGTTGGGTTAACATGAAGAATAACCACAAGGGTCAAGACAAATGTAAGACTGGAAATTCAGCAGAAGTAACTCAGAGCTAGAGGTGATTAAGAGATATTTAAGTTCTCTGATAACTCCTAGAGATTTTGGGAGAGGCAGGGCCATGGATTCAGGCCTTACATTGCACATGGGAGAGGCTAATGCCAGTTCATttgaatattaaaggaaaagatgaCCCTATAAACCTGGATGACTTGCCATGCAGGTGACATGTATATGAGTTACATACAAATTTGAAGTAAATGCAATTTATTTATTGTACTTCTTTAAAAAGAAGTGGATTGACTTTTGCAAAGTTTTATAAATCATAACTGCTTGCATTTATGTGGCTAGTCCAAACGGCTTATATGTTATTTGTTTAATCCTTACAGTTAGCTCCATGAAATACAGAGACCAGATATTAATACTATCCCCATTTAATATGAGGGACTAAGGCTCAGCAATAAAATTGTTCATCTAGGGTTACACAAATGCTAAACGGCAGAGCAGAAGCAAGAAACTAGGCCTTCCAAATTAGAATTAATTGCTCCTTCCACTAACAGAAAATGTGCAAACAACCTTTGAGAACTCAGGTAGCAAGAGATTTGTATACTGGGGGATTAGTTCAATCATTTTCCTCACTTTCAATGAATAATTGAAAATCCTTCGAGGATTTCAAGGGAAAAACTGTTTGCTGCTTTCCCAGTAAAGAATAGAGCTGCCTTCCAAACCAGCTGGAGTAAAAGGTACTGGAGAAATGTAAACCCAGACATACCACCTTATTCCTACTCAAAACTACTGTCCTCTGGTATgtgtgaagaaaaaaagaacaaagtttgaGTATTCAATAGTATTCTCTGCATCCAAGtcttaaataaaaacaatgtttcatttcattcattcacagtATTTTTGAGTACCTTCTATGTGCAAGACACTGTGCTAGGTTTTGGCTAGAAAGTCGTTAATAAAACATGCATAGTCTCAGTCCTTGTGGAAAGCTCAACTGCAGAAAACAGCCATTAAGCAACTAAGTGCATAAATTGGCATTATTACAATAGTTATAAACTCCACAGAGGGAAAGAACATGATGTTGCCAGAAAGACTAATAGGAAAGACCCTACACTATGGCGAATTAAGTCCAAGTCCTGAAGAAGAGACATTTGAACTGAGGCATCAAACGGTGAGAAGAAGTCAGCCAAGGGGGGAAAAAGAGTTTCAAGTAAAGGGGACGGTGTGTGCAAAGGCTTTATGGCAACACAAGTTTTCAATCTGAGGAGCTAAAATCAAGACAGTTTCACTAGAACACTGTGAGCAAAGAAGTTAGTTTCATTAGATGatactggggaagaagataggcCCCAGGCCTTGTTGCTAGTGAACCAAGGGGTCATTGaagtattttaagaagaaaagcaaaataatctgaCATTTTATAAAGAACACCCTGCCTGCTGTCTGGAGAATGGCTTGGGGAGTGGAACAAGAGAGGTGGTGGGGCAAGTGGTCCAAATGAGAGATGATGACGGCTTGGCCTAGAGTAGTGGCAGTGGAGATAAAGAGAAGCACACAGATTTGAGATACACTTAGAATTCAGAATCAATATAAGTTTAGTGAGTGACTGAAAGTTGGGGGCAATGGAAACTGAGGTACCAGAATAACTTCCCAGGTTTCTGGCTTCAACAGCTGAGTTGGATATAACTTCCACTTGTCAAGATGGTGAATCTGAGAGGAGTAGATTGAGCTGGAAGGTGGGTAGATATAGAAAACAAGAGGTCATTCTTAGATATCTTAAGTTTGAAATACATAGAATACATCCAAGTTGCAATAACCAAATGCATAGTTCTGTATCAATTCTGGAGCTCAGAAGTTAAGTCTGATCTGctattaaaatatgtaattaacATATATGTAAGACCTACAATAATGGAAATGGGTGAAACAGCTTAGGAAAATAATACAGAAGGGAAAAAAGTCCAAATCTACTGGGTTGGGCAACATAGACAAGAACAGATCCTGTGGATAAGTAAAAGAGAGAGctagagaagggaagagagagctAGAGAAGGGAATGGGAGGTGAACAAGTAAAGATAATGTGTGTGGACAAccccttaaaaaaattaatgtcctCTGAAGAGATCATTTAATAATTATCAAGATGTGGAAACTTTGCCAAGTACTCTTTTTCCTACAAGTATTGAATTTATCTTGACTTAGTGTAGAAGGAAATACACAGGAATAGTCACCGGACTCTACTAAGAAACCATCACAATATTTAGTATCATTCATTACCTGATTCCACATCAAGAGAGTATTTATCAATAGCCAAGTTCATGGTTTGGTAGGCAGTGGTGCAAAAGTCTTCCAGGATCATGTATACAGCCCTGCTGACGTTAAGAGGGGCAGACTCGGCAAACTTCATTCGGCTGTTCACCACAATACTGCCATTTCTGAAGTTCAGGATTTCTAAATTCTGGAACCCTGTGAGATTTGACTGGAGATAGGGAACCAGCTACAATACATGAAAATAAGTCAACTTATTGACAAGGTTCTGTACTTCGCTCAATGAATacccaaaaaaccccaaaaaaacaaatacaaacaaacaaGGATGACCCTTCCCCCACTTTTCCAAACTGTATCCTACTTACATTATTTAAACTATTCATCAATAAAAGTACAAATTGTGAATTATTTGAGAGTCATGAGATTTTTCACAGTGGTATTTAGGAACCCCATGGAACTCACAGTTTTAGACACCCAGAGACTTTATTCTGTTTCACTAAAAGATCAAAGTGGAGAAGGCATCATAGGTACCTTCAACACATTGGCCTCAtaataaaatctgaaaataaatcTTTAACTTTTTTAGTCCCATAATTCATGGGAGACAATCTTCAGTATCTAAGTTGTCATGTCACCTTCCAGGCACAtttgtgttttccatttcttgtatCCACCTTTCTTACTGTTTTCCTACCAACCCTAGGCCAtgaaactatttgcagatgataggaAATGACTGTCCACAGCAGACCACCTTCCTTCACTCTGATCTTATGTGCTTGGGGGAAAGAGGGTTGGTTCATATATGATTATTCACTAACGCCCATGTTTCACTTGTCATGCTTACCAATTCTAAGAATCTTTGTTCCAGGGCTTTATACTCCAAAGAGTTCTTATTAAACAGATCTTCTGAAAACATCATGTTAGTCACCCGGAGGCTGAAGAAAACCAGCAAGGCACCTGCAGTCTGGGCATGATGCGAGTCCCCTTCTTCTGCCGGCCAAGCCACAACAGCCCTCTCTGTAGAGTGAGCTCTTGCAGGCAGCTCCACATAACTACCAACCTTGCCATTCTCCTCTGGGACTAGCTCAGGCTGATAGTAATCTTTGCCTATCTGGTCCAGCTCTAATGAAATATCCTGTACGCCCATAATTACTTCATCCTTCAGCAGGGTGGAGCTTGTGGTTGGAGGCAGTTTGGTGGATTGAGCCACGGGAGGTTTCAACCAGAGCCTGTCAGTGCTCTGTGGCATGCTTGTCAGGGTGACTCCAGACAACTTCTCTAGGGACGAAGTTCTTGCCCAAACTACATTGGATTCTGGCGATATGGTCCACAAAGGTTGTGTATCTGGCTTCACTACTGAAACCTTGCTGCCAAACAATTCATGTTTGGATGACTCTGTAATTTGTTCAGTACTCCCCTTTAGAAAGGGTTCTTCTTGATCTGGTTTATCAGTAGAAGCAGAGCTTGCTATAGATGTCAGTAGAAGAGGTGCTTTGTCAGGGACCTCTGATGCATGCTTGGAGAGAATTGGTGATGCAGACTGAGTTGTGCTCTCTGTGAAGATGGGCACAGTAGGCCCACCAAGGGGCTCTTCTTCTGCAAAGTTTGTGGCTCTATCAAGATGCACATATTTTACATACTCAGTACTTTGGTCTGTGGAATCTATTTTGTCATCTGTAACTAGTTTCCTACCTACACCCAAAGTTGGCAAAAGTGAATCCTGATCTTCAAGCCATGACTTGGACAGTGGCTCTGTACTTTTCTCTAATGAAGTCTCACTCAGAGGCCAAGCAGTTAGATCCACGTTTTGACCAGACCCTGAACCTAAACCACTCTCAAATATGAACTCTTTTTCTATGGATGTGTCTGACATCACAGTGCTCACTTCTAATTGGTCTTTGACTTTGGAGGCCAAAGAGTCCAAGCCAAAAGATGTAGTTATTTCTTCAGCAAGAAGATCTAATGCAATAGAGGAGGCCAGATATGGTGAGGATGGCAAAGACATCCCAGAGTCTTCCATGGGTGGTACTGTTTCTTTTGGCATAGGATGAATGAATGGACTTGAAGGCAATGgatcaacagaaagaaaatctTCTGACTCTTCTACTTTGGTTaatcctaaaaataaaattttccattaaTTAATTTACAGAGTTGCCAAAAATACATTCCTAGTTCTCTTAATAAAGCTATCTACTTATTTTTATCTCATTAAGGTAGAAGGAACAGATATTGACTTTTACTTTGATCACTCATGAATGTATCTTCTTCCCTTAGCTATTAAAATAATTccaaacacttgatttttcttccTCTATGAAAAATAATGAACTGCTGGTAGCTATATTAACAACAAAGACTGAATCTAGTAGAAACTTAGGGAGAGAATTCCCTAggaaattttttttgtctttgaaattCCTATTTCCTTATTATGTTTATTGCCCATTACACTTCAGTTTCACCTAATGCTCAAAATCCTAGactcattatttatatttttgttcatCTTCTCTTTCACATGTATACGCCACCCATGAGTCACACTGatttttcccttcctcccaaaCATCTAAATCATCtacttgattttcatttcttaatcCCTGCTATAGCTGCCCTAGTTCAGGTTCTCCCCTGTCCAAGTAAAATGTAAGCTAAAAATCTCTATACTGGGCCCCcaattaattcttttaaaatatattgggaTAAACTTCTTTGATGCTCTTCATTGGCCACTTCAATGTTCAAGTAACTGAAGTAGTTCTTTAATAGTAATTAAATTAGATTATATATTCTTTATTAAGAACATCAAAATATCTATTAATTGATCCCTGCCCCAGTCCACCAAATTCATTTCTTATTTACCAGTTTGGACTCTTTACTCTAATCAATCAAATCAAATCTTACCGTTCCCTCCTTCACACAACTTTCCCAGGACATTCCCCCTAATAGATGCTACCATGCTTTTCTATTAACCTTAGTTTCTTCCTCCCTTCAAAACCCTTGAAATAATAAAGATGTATGAAAAGTTATTAGAATCCCTTACCATCTTCTAATAAGTGAGACCCAGAAGCCCTTTCTTCAGAAGCCACCGGTGAGCCCGTGTGAAGCACCGCTGGGGTGACAGAATGAAGTGTCAAGCCACTAAAGTCTAAAGCCTCCGGGGAAGCACTGCGGCCCTCCTTCAGGGAAAAGGCTGACTCGGATATAGACACTAAATCTCCCAAAGGACTTTCTGACCAGAGCTCGCTGCCAGTGGCTGAGGGAGGACCAGGGCTGAAATCACGTGGTGGAATACTGCTGGTGGTGGATTCATCTGCTGAGGGCCATTCAGCTTGAAGGGTATTTTCCTGGGAGGAAAAAAAGGCTAAATCATatcatagattaaaaaaaaacacataaaaatgattttaacacTACCTACCTATTTCAGATACCACCTATCTATCTACATTCAAAGATTTTCTATGGACAAGGAGCTGATTAATattgggtgtgggtgggagacagGGCTTCCAGAATTAAAAAGATCTATATCCAAATCTCAATTTAACCACTTGCTAGTTGAAAAAATCGAGAGAAAAACATATACTTCCTGGATCTCATCTTCAAAATGGGGATAAATGAAATgatacatttaaaagatcccaaaCAAAGTGAATGTGTgggaaaaatattctttcttttgcttGAGATGGTTCCTCTACTTCTGTCTTATTagcttaaatactttaaatacatATAAGTTACTTGTATCTGTAATTTGTTGTCAAATACCTAAGCACATTGCCCacatcaggaaagaacaatcagCAATTTTATTAGTCATTCTGAAAGGTATTTAATTAATTAAGGCTTTTGTTTTGGTAAGAAATGGCACTACATCAAAATGAAGGAATAACAACATCTGTGAAATGGTATCAcacttacattttctttctaGTGACATTTTCCTAATGTACTCTTAAACTTACCTTAAAATTTAGCTTTAGGAATAGAAAAGTAAACAGAACCAAAATCTTTAACATGCTAATTATTTAATCCTCTGAAGATCAGTGTATGCAAAAAAAAGTTTAGTGCTCATGCTAATAAGTAAAATGATCATGGTATTTGATGGGAATTTATATATTTCAATGTATCTGGATTATGaataacaaaaagacaagaaatggcatATGCACAGAAAGACTTCATAAAATATTTCTTGGATGAaaattgaaaaaaggaaaaaagagaaaacaataattATTCTCCATCCTAAAGAATATTAATATCCCATGGAAACTTGTTAAAAACATCAGTGTCCAGGCTCCACACCCCAGAGATCCTAATTTAATTTGGTCTAAGGGTGGGCCCTAGACATAGTACTAACTATTAAAAAGCTCCCCAGGAGATGATACAGCCTGACTGTGTTCTGGTTGTATTATTCTAGCCTAGATTCCTAAAATAGTTTTTTAGTTGCTGAATTGGCATATTTCTCATCAACAAGACCCTTTAAGAAATCTGTGTGGTTGGGTTTAAGGTAATGGTAGGAAGATTCTAAGCTTACCTCCTCCCACAGACATATCAAATCTGCAGTTAACATGGAATAATTTCCtctaaaaaaaattcctgaaaacTAGATGAGCAGTGCCTCCACAACAAAGGATAAAAGGGCCACATTAGGATAGGTAGGACAGGTAGAGACATACTCTCACCAAAAACCCCAAACCAGGCACAGTGACCCACAACTGGGAAGAATCCCCAAAACACAGAACACTTCCCTGAAGAATGAGAGGTTTGTGGTCTGTGTCAGACACTCCAACCCTTATATACTGCACTAGAGAAACGAGCCCCCAAAACCAACAgggatttcaacaaagagaacCACAGAACTATAGGGAATGAAGAACCACTCCTAAAGAACTTGCATGCAGATTCACATATCCTGGACCCAGCACAAAAGAAGCAGTTTGAAAGTGCCTAAACTATATATGAAGGAAACACACTTACTCATCCTCAAGTGACTACCAAAAAGGAAGAACTTGTTGGAAATCTGAGGATGGAAGCACTGGCTGGTACCATTTTTGTGATTGCATTCTGCCTTGCAAAtgctggcactggtggacaccaTTCTGGCAATCTCCCTCCAACATGATGCATTGTACAGGTGGATGCATCCTGCCCCACCACACTGCAGCAACACCGCAGTCGGGGGTGAGTGTGTCCCACATAGGGGATGCCCCTGGAGTGTCTGGCCCTGGTGGCTGGGGGTACTGTGCTTCAGGGCCCCTGAGTCAACTCctacacaaagccacaacttcaaGCTGTTTTACctaatacacagaaacaaacacagagaatcaggcaaaacaaagagacAGAGGAATAAGGTCCAatgaaaagaacaagacaaaatctcagaaaaagaccttaatgaaacagagataagttATCCACCTGATAAGAAGTTCAACacaatggtcataaagatgcttaccAAACTAGGGACAAGAATGGATGAATACAGGTGAGAACATCaacaaagcaatagaaaatataagaaagtaccaaacagaagtcaaagaactgaagaatacaataactgaactgaaaaatgcaAAGTTcaacagcagactggatgaagcaAAATAATAGGTTAGCCAGCTGGAAGACAAAGCAATGGAATTCACCCAAATAGAGCAGCAAAAAAactcagaatttttaaagatgatGATACCTGAAGGGATCTGCAGGAAAGGATCAAGGGATATAACATCCACATTATTGGGGccccaagaagaaaagagagaaaatggggcagaaaacttttttgaagaaataatggttgaaaatgtccctaatctggggaaggaagctTACATCCAGTTCCAGGAAGCCCAGAGAGTTCCAAACAAGATCAATCCAAAGAGATCCAAATGAAGatacataattaaaatgccaaaaattgaaaagaaagaaaaatcttaaaagaagcaaaagaaagtaacttgttgcatacaaaggaaatcccataagGCTATGTGCAGATTTTCTGGCAGGCCCTTTGCTGGCCAGGAGGAACTGACATGACATAATCaaaatactgaaaggaaaaaacttcCAACTAAGAATATTTTATCCAGCAAAGTTATCATGAAGAACGTAAATTTGCCAGACAAataaaagctaaaggagttcagCACTACTAGACTAAATATACAAGAAACGTTAAAGTGAtttctttaagctgaaaagaaatggCTCTAATgacaagaaaacatacaaaagtaaaaatctcACAGTGCAAGTAAATACATAGTAAAGGTAGTGGATTAATCACTTACGaaggtcaaaagaaaaaaataaaaattaactaaaattacaataatttgtaaagggatacataaaatgaaaagatgtataatataacattaataatataaaatgtgGGGTCAGGATCAAAATGAAACTTACTGAAAGTACACAAAGGAAATCTAAacctgacattaaaaaaaagttatcaaACCACAAAGGAATAGAGAAATAGAAGAAGATAAGAGCACCAGGTAATTACAAAAACATCCagaaaacacttaacaaaatggTATATAAAtgcttactttaaatgtaaatgaactaaatttttcaatcaaaagacagagtggctgaatgaatgaaaaagaaacacaacTAATCTATATACTAcatagaagagactcacttcagaagcTAGGACACAAAGACTATAAGTgaagagatag is part of the Manis pentadactyla isolate mManPen7 chromosome 1, mManPen7.hap1, whole genome shotgun sequence genome and harbors:
- the IMPG2 gene encoding interphotoreceptor matrix proteoglycan 2 — protein: MIMFPYFEKISLGILIFVLIEESLPSLTAQTYLPLEEIQEPRVAVTFLLTDLESTDNSLSAEKKQPLDHREAERQWLLRRKRSTLFPNAVKTCPGESVTEAVANHVKYFKVRVCQEAVWEAFRTFWDRLPGQDEYHYWMNLCEDGITTVLEMGTNFSQSVEHRSLITKKLMYAKETVRRLELSSPVPVGDTPTLGGTVLRFPHLEVTSYESAPESSLERPEQSISNEIENVVEESTKPAAEQIAEFSIHLLGKQYREELQDPSSFYHQRLVEEFISEVENAFTGLPGYKDIHVLDFSSPKENGSGIDVHYAVTFNGEAISNTTWDLLSLHSNKVENHGLVELDDKPTAVYTISNFRDYMAETLNQNFLLGNSSLNPDPDSLQLINVRGVLLRQTEDLLWITQSSSGQATPPSVLENTLQAEWPSADESTTSSIPPRDFSPGPPSATGSELWSESPLGDLVSISESAFSLKEGRSASPEALDFSGLTLHSVTPAVLHTGSPVASEERASGSHLLEDGLTKVEESEDFLSVDPLPSSPFIHPMPKETVPPMEDSGMSLPSSPYLASSIALDLLAEEITTSFGLDSLASKVKDQLEVSTVMSDTSIEKEFIFESGLGSGSGQNVDLTAWPLSETSLEKSTEPLSKSWLEDQDSLLPTLGVGRKLVTDDKIDSTDQSTEYVKYVHLDRATNFAEEEPLGGPTVPIFTESTTQSASPILSKHASEVPDKAPLLLTSIASSASTDKPDQEEPFLKGSTEQITESSKHELFGSKVSVVKPDTQPLWTISPESNVVWARTSSLEKLSGVTLTSMPQSTDRLWLKPPVAQSTKLPPTTSSTLLKDEVIMGVQDISLELDQIGKDYYQPELVPEENGKVGSYVELPARAHSTERAVVAWPAEEGDSHHAQTAGALLVFFSLRVTNMMFSEDLFNKNSLEYKALEQRFLELLVPYLQSNLTGFQNLEILNFRNGSIVVNSRMKFAESAPLNVSRAVYMILEDFCTTAYQTMNLAIDKYSLDVESGDQANPCKFQACSEFSECLVSPWSGEAECRCYPGYLSVDELPCQSLCDLQPDFCLNDGKCDIMPAHGAICRCRVGENWWYRGEHCEEFVSEPFVVGITVASVVGLALISSAVIFFLTRTLQAQHVGRERKKSSSRQPDSLATIENALKHNPVYERPGGGRRHPEGPCPQPPFYSCAGGEAIGGLSREEIRQMYENSELSQEEIQERMRVLELYASDPEFAAFVRQHQMEEL